GGTATGGATTTGAGCTTGCTAACGTTTCTTCTCTCGATGTCTCTGCAGGCATTCGAGCGATTGAAAGTGAAAACATTGAGGGAACAGATGTGTTCTCAACAGATCCACAAATTGTCGAAAATGATCTCGTAGTGCTAGAAGATGATGAAAGTTTATTTCCACCTTATCAAGGAGCTCCTTTGATTCGAGAAGAAACATTGGAGCAATATCCGGAGCTTGAAGATATCCTGAATCAGCTTGCAGGAAAAATTTCTGAGGAAGATATTCAAGAATTAAATTATTTGGTCGATATTGAGGATGAAAACCCATCGGATGTAGCAAGAGATTATCTGGTTGAAATCGGATTGCTAACTGAATAATGAGTGTTAATGCAGGAATTGGGGTATGATGTTTGTACATGATTTATGAGAGGAGTGATGGAAATGACAATCGAGAACCCATCAAATCAGGCGATTACAAATATTTTTCACACAAGTAAACGAATTGCTGTGGTAGGATTATCAGATAACCCAGAGCGTACCTCCTATATGATTTCAGAGGCGATGCAAAAAGCAGGCTATGAAATTATCCCCGTGAATCCAACTGTCACAGAGGTATTAGGTGTAAAAGCTGTGTCATCCCTCAAAGAGATTGAAGGTGACATTGATATCGTGAATGTGTTTAGAAGAAGTGAATTCCTTCCTGATATCGCAAAAGACACTGTAGAGGTTGGTGCAAATGTCTTCTGGGCACAACTTGGTGTTACAAACCAAGAAGCCTATGATTATTTACGTGAACACAATATCACAACGGTTATGAATCGCTGTATCAAAGTAGAGCACGCCAAATTCAAGTAAAATGTTCAGGGAGGATGCCAATATGGTATCCTCCCTATATAAACGAATAAGTTAAACGTACATCATTTATAAAAAATCGGCCAAATCTAAAGAATAACGATACAAAAATAGAAAAGATCCTTGATATAACTGAAATAACCATTAGAATTAACTTATATCATACGCTGAGAAACACATGTTCGGTTTTGTGCTACAATAGCTGTAGCAAGTTGAAAGGGGTTCAGACGTTGGCAAAATCACAGATAGAATATAACGATGATGCGATACAGGTACTAGAGGGCTTAGAAGCTGTTCGTAAAAGACCTGGGATGTATATTGGTAGCACAGATGCAAGAGGGTTACATCATCTCATTTATGAAATTTTAGATAACGCTGTGGATGAGGCAATGGCCGGTCACGGTAATTACATAAAAGTAACACTACACTCTGATGGGAGTGTCTCAGTTTTAGATAACGGTCGAGGTATGCCTGTTGGAATGCACAAAATGGGTAAACCCACACCAGAGGTCATTTTAACTGTTCTTCACGCAGGTGGAAAATTTGGACAAGGTGGATATTCTACAAGTGGAGGCTTACATGGAGTAGGTGCTTCTGTTGTGAACGCACTTTCTGAATGGCTAGTCGTTGATATTAGACGAGATGGTGAGCTTTATCAACAGCGATTCGAAAAAGGTGGAAAACCAGCAACAACACTTGAGAAAAAAGGCAAAACTCGAAAGTCCGGAACGGTTGTTCGCTTTAAGCCGGATCCGACTATTTTTACAACAACCACGTTTAATACAGAAACATTATCAGAGCGCTTACGTGAAGCGGCATTCCTTTTAAAAGGACTACAAATTGACCTTTCTGATGAACGAGGCTCTGAAACGATTGAGGAATCCTTCGTATTTGAGACAGGTATTGAAGCATTTGTTCATTACTTAAACGAGGGCAAGGAAACACTACATCCGGTCATCACATTTAACGGGGAACAGAATGGAATTGAAATGGAGATGTCGTTTCAGTTTCATGATGCGTACACTGAAAATGTATTAAGCTTTGTGAACCATGTTCGAACAAGAGATGGTGGAACACATGAGCTTGGTGCAAAATCTGCGATGACAAGAAGCTTTAATGAACACGCAAGGAAATTGAAGCTTCTAAAAGATAAAGATAAAAATCTTGAAGGTGCAGATATACGTGAAGGCTTTACAGCGATTATTTCGATTCGTGTTCCAGAGGCTCAGCTTCAGTTTGAAGGACAAACAAAAAGCAAATTAGGCACACCAGAAGCACGTTCTGTTTTAGATGGCGTTGTTTCTGAGAAGCTTGCTTATTTCTTTGAAGAGAATCCGGACATTGGGACAAGCCTCATTCGAAAAGCAATTAAAGCCTCGCAAGCTCGCGAAGCCGCAAGAAAAGCACGTGAGGATTCACGTAATGGTAAGCGGAAAAAGCGTGATGTGTTATTAAGTGGGAAACTAACACCTGCACAATCACGTAATCCAAAACGGAATGAGCTATATCTAGTGGAGGGTGACTCAGCAGGAGGTTCGGCTAAACAAGGTCGTGACCGTAAGTTCCAAGCTGTATTACCCTTACGAGGAAAAGTCATTAACACAGAAAAAGCAAAACTAGATGACATTATGAAAAATGAAGAAATCCGCACAATTATTCATACAATTGGCGCGGGCGTGGGTGCGGACTTTACAATTGAGGATGTAAACTACGATAAAGTTGTCATCATGACTGATGCCGATACCGATGGGGCACATATTCAGGTGCTACTACTTACATTTTTCTACCGCTATATGAAAGAGCTATTTGATGCAGGAAAGATTTACATTGCCTTACCTCCACTATATAAAGTGAGTAAAGGAACAGGTAAAAAAGAAGTGGTTGAATACGCGTGGGATGAGCGTGAACTAGACAAAGCTACAAAGGCAGTCGGCAAAGGTTATGCCCTGCAGCGCTATAAGGGTTTAGGTGAGATGAATCCCATTCAATTATGGGAAACAACCATGGATCCTGAGACACGTACATTAATTCGAGTTACACTTGATGACGCAGCAAGAGCCGAAAAGCGTGTAACGACTTTAATGGGGGACAAAGTTGAACCCCGTAGAAAGTGGATTGAGTCTCATGTCGCATTTGGACTTGAAGAAGAGACAAATATCCTTGAAAATGAAAACCTTGGTGTAACGGAGGGCGAGCAAAATGTCTAAAACTGAACGATATCTTGATCTTCCGTTAGAAGACGTAATCGGTGATCGATTTGGACGATACAGTAAATATATAATCCAAGAGCGGGCATTGCCAGATGCACGAGATGGCTTAAAGCCCGTTCAACGACGAATTTTATACGCAATGTATAAGGAAGGGAATACATCCGAAAAGGCATACCGTAAATCAGCCAAAACTGTCGGGAATGTTATCGGTAACTACCATCCACACGGAGATTCTTCCGTATATGAAGCCATGCTGCGCATGAGTCAAACCTGGAAGGTGCGTCAGTTACTAGTCGACATGCACGGGAATAACGGCTCAATTGATGCGGATCCTCCAGCAGCGATGCGTTATACAGAAGCAAGACTTTCTTCAATTAGTTCAGAGCTTTTACGCGATCTAGAAAAAGACACCGTTGAGTTTATTGAGAACTTTGATGATACGGAAAAGGAACCGGTGGTACTACCAGCTGGTTTCCCAAATCTACTTGTGAACGGTTCAACGGGAATATCCGCAGGTTACGCAACAGATATTCCACCTCATAATTTACGCGAAATCATTGATGGAGTCATTATGCAGATGGAAAATCCATCAACCACACTTGATGATCTTCTCCAGGTTGTGACTGGACCTGATTTCCCTACTGGTGGCATTGTACAAGGACTTGAAGGCATCAGACAGGCCTATCAGACCGGTAAAGGCAAGGTCGTTGTGCGAGCTAAAACAGAGCTTGAGGATATGCGTGGAGGCCGTCAGCAAATTGTCATTACTGAAATTCCATACGAAGTTGTTAAATCAAATCTCGTGAAGAAAATGGATGAGATTCGTTTTGATAAAAAGGTAGACGGAATCACGGAGGTTCGTGATGATACCGACAGAACGGGTTTACGTATTGTTGTGGAGTTAAAGAAGGATGCGGATCCAAATGCGATCCTACATTATTTATTTAAAAACACGGATTTACAAACAACGTATCACTTTAATATGGTCGCTATTTATCATAAAGCACCTCAATTAATGGGACTACAGGCATTAATCCAAGCATACATAGATCACCAAAAGTCTGTGATTAAGCGACGTTCTGAATTTGAGCTGCGCAAGGCACAAGCTAGGGAGCATATTGTTGAAGGGCTAATAAAGGCTGTATCAATCCTTGATGAAGTGATTAAAGTAATCCGTGCCTCTCAGGATAAACGAGATGCAAAAAATAATCTTATCGATTCATTCCAGTTCTCTGAGGAACAGGCAGAGGCTATTGTAAACCTCCAGTTATACCGTTTAACAAATACGGATGTTACCACTCTTCAAAAAGAAGCAGAAGAGCTTAAAAAGCAAATTCAAGACCTAGAAGCGATTTTAGCTAGTGAGAAAAAGCTCATCCAAGTCATTAAGAAGAATTTAAAACGAGTGCAAAAAGAGTTCGGTGAAGATCGACGAACGCAAATTACAGCTCAAATTGAAGAACTTAAAATTAACATGGACGTTTTGATTGCAGCTGAGGATGTTCGTGTAACGGTTTCTGAGTCTGGATATGTTAAACGTACGAGTTTGCGCTCATTCACTGCATCAAGCAAAGAGCCACCTGGTATGAAAGAGGGAGATAGCGTACTCTTTAATGAGGAGCTAAACACTACAGATACATTGCTACTCTTTACGAAACAGGGAAATTATTTATTTATACCGGTGCATCAGCTTCCTGATATTCGCTGGAAGGATAACGGGCAGCATGTCGCAAACTTAGTTACTATTGATCGCGATGACGAATTTTTGTGCGCGATGGGTATACGTGAATTTAAGGAAGAAGACTCACTCTTATTCCTAACAAAAGAAGGTATGGTCAAACGATCTCAGCTATCGCTCTATCAAGCAACTAGACACTCCAAGGCACTTGTTGCCTTAAAGCTAAAAGAAAACGATGAATTACTTGCAGTAACAAAGACAAAAGGAACCAACGAAATATTCCTGGCAACACGAAATGGATATGGATTATGGTTTGGTGAAGAAGAAGTTAGTTTAGTTGGACAGCGTGCAGCTTGGGTAAAAGCCATAAATCTAAAAGAGGATGATGTTGTCATCGGAGCGGAGACCTTCTCCTTAGATGAAAAGGTAGAATTTATCTTAGCTACTCAGAGAGGTTCAGTTAAGAAGATGGCAATAACCGAGTTTGAAAAAGGCTCCCGTGCAAAGCGTGGGTTGGTTATGCTACGTGAATTAAAGAGTCAGCCTCACCGCCTAGTTGGATGCAAACGTATTTTAACAGCAGGGGATGAATTTATTTTAACCACTGATAAAGGAACAGAAGAAACGATACGAGCAAAATCTTATCGACCAAGTGATCGATACAGTAATGGCTCCTATGCCGTAGATACACAAAAAGAAGGAACGTTAATCAATATTCAACGAGTACCTAAAGATCCCACAAACGAAAAAGAGTAAGCCTTAATGGCTTATTCTTTTTTTTGCAGCTGTGATTAGGTTTAAACCCTCTTTATAGGGGAATAAAGAAGAGAAAGGAGGCAATACGTATGCCATTAACAGATAAACAAATTCAAACCTTAAAACAGGATCTGCTCGATCTGAAAAAGAACCTTGAAGGGAATGAAGGATTCACAACGGATTTTAGTGAATCAACTGGAGAAGTTTCAAACGGAGTCGATAATCATATGGCAGACCAGGCCGCTCAATATGAAGACCGAATGAAAGAACAAACGTTCCAAGCGTGCAGACCAAGAAAAACTTCAAGAGGTGGAGGAAGCTCTGCAGCGAATAGAAGATGGAACATATGGATTATGTGTGGATACGGGAGAAGAAATTCCATACGAAAGATTAGAAATTGTTCCTTATACAAAACGCACAATTGAAGCTCAGGAAAAAGTGGATCAAGAAGGCAATGATCAAGACGCAGATCAACAGTTTGCTGAGTCGATGGAAAATGTTGCTGACAAAGATACATTAAGAGAAGATACATTGACCACACAAAAGCTAGATAAAGAACAGGACGCCTATAAATAACAAAAAAGCATTTCTCATATTGATAATGAGAAATGCTTTTTGTTATTCCTTTTTCCACCCTTCGCGTATAAACAAGCCAATGGATGTCGTGATACCAATATCATGAAAGATCATAACTAAAACAAGGATAAGTGGACCTACAATGATCCCCACAGCTCCCATTAACTGAAGACCTGCGAACATAGAAATCAACACTGCTACAGGGTTAAGGTTCAAGCTACTTGAAAGAACTTTAGGCTCAATCATCTGGCGAATCACGACAATAATGGCATAAAGAATTAGAATTCCAAAAGCAAGAGAGTAGTCCCCACTAATTAGTAAATAAACTGCCCAAGGTAAGAGAATCGTTCCCGTACCGAGGTAAGGAAGAAGCTCGGCTAAACCTACAATGATTGATAAAGTGAATGCACCATCAACACGTATAATAAGCAATCCAATATACACAATTACCGCTGTGATAAACATGAGAATGACTTGTGCTCTGATAAAACCAAATAGCCTTACTCTAATCCCATGAATAAATGCTTGGATTTTAGTTCTAATACTTAAAGGGATGACTTTACGGAAAGCTGTTTGATAGCTATGCCAACTTTTTCCCATGAAATAAATACTGATGACACCAAATAAAAACGCAACTAAAAAAGCAGGTAATCCGAGCAAAATGGAATATGTCCAATCAAGTAATGATTGCCCCGTTTGCCCAATTAAGTTCCCAAGTTGTCCTCCTAATTGAGAGATACTCTGCCTAAGTGCGTCTTGTTGTGTTTGGTCTAGACTGTTAAATAAACCAAGCCCTTGTTGCCAAAATGGTAGAACCGTCTCATTAAAAAAGCTTTGAAACTTAAGAGAACCTGTTTCAATCCATAATGGAACTTGATCAAAGAAACGTCTTAAACTAAAGTAAATTAAAAATCCTATACCCGTTAATAGGGAAGAGACAACGATAATACCACCAAGTAAACCAACTAAACTTGCAAATCCTGAATTTAATTTTAGTTTAGTCTTAAGCAAACGCATAAGTGGCTGCATCATCCATGCAAAAAAGGCAGCAATCCAAAAAGGATAAGTTACTGTGAACAATTTAATAAATAGCCAGCTTGCTACGATCAGTGTGATTGTGAATAAAACCGCACGTAACGCCATAAAGGCATGGGCCTTGGTCATATAGAGTGTATTCCTTTCCGTCGCTCTGCAAATATATAGCTATATCTATCTTATACATCTGTTGTTTCTTATATATTAATTCCCTTAAAATCCTGTGTCAAACCTTAGCAGACAATCAAAAAAGAAACACTCCGAAGAGCGTTTCTTATCTTAATTTTGGTCAGAAAATTCTATTTCTAGTCGTTCTCTTTCAATATTAAATGGCAAAATCAAAATTTCAACTCGACGATTTTGCTGTCGACCTTCCTCTGTTTCATTCGATACAATCGGTTTGTATTCACCATGTCCGGCTACAATAAACTGATTTGGTTTCAATCGCTCGTTTTCTAAGAAATAGCCTAGCACATTCTCTGCACGTGAAATACTCAATGTCCAGTTCGATTGAAACTGAGGTGTATTAATTGGTCGATCATCTGTATGTCCAGATATCTGGATATAACGAGGTGGATCTGTTGCAAGCATATCAGAGATTTCGTACACAATTTCTTGAGCATCTGTTTTTAACTCATCACTCCCTGAATCAAACAGAATGTTATCGTTGATCGTAATAAGCAGGCCATCCGTACCTATCTCAGTAGTTAAGCGGTCACTTAATCCTTGTTCTTCAATATAACGATTTAATTCTTTCTGGAGCTCCCACAAATCCTCAGATGGCCCGTCTTGATTTGTTCCATCTGAATCGTTTTGTTGCTCGTCTTCTTCTTGATCCTCTGAATCTTCAGGAACAGCTGCAGAATCAGGGGAGAGGTACCTTCGCCTTCTAGTGAATCCGAGTACTCTAATATACTTGTTCCACCTAAGGCTTCATTTAAAGCTGATTTTAACGATTCATAACGTGTATTATCTACTTGTCCCATAGCGAATAAGATAATGAAGAGTGCCAATAATAATGTTAACATGTCAGCGTAAGGTAATAGCCAACTTTCATCTACATGTTCTTCGTCATGCTTTTTTCTTCTAGCTGACATTTTCCTGCTCAGCTCCTTCAATATAGGAAAGCTGCTCTTTTTCGCCCATATAAACACTCAAATATTCTTCAATAGCACGGGGCGAGCTTCCGTTTAAGATAGCGATTGTACCTTCCACAATCATGTGATTATGAAGAACCTCAGCTCTTGATTTGCGCTTTAACTTATTGGCAAAGGGATGAAACAATACATAGCCACAGAAGATCCCAAATAATGTAGCTACAAATGCTGCAGCAATCGAATGTCCTAATGCCTCTGTGTCATCTAAATTCCCTAATGCGGCAATTAGTCCTAAAACAGCTCCTAAAACACCTAAACTAGGAGAGTATGTACCTGCTTGAGTAAAGATTGAAGCACCAGAGGAATGGCGATCCTGCATGGCATCAATTCGTTCATTTAACGTATGACGAATGAATTCAGGCTCTTGGCCATCGATCATCATTCGTACAGCTTGTTTAAAGAAAGGATCTTCAATTTCACCTACTTTAGCTTCTAAAGCAAGCATACCTTCACGACGAGAAATGGTCGCATATTCTACAAACTGTTTAACCAATTCTTCTTGTGTAACCTGTTTTTTCTCAGTGAATAATACTTTAAACAAACTAGGAATTCGTTTTACTTCTGAAAAAGGGAAGGCGATAAGAATAGCTGCTGCTGTTCCTGCAAATATAATAAGCAACGCAGCTGGATTTACCAGAACAGATAGGCTGGTTCCTTTAAAAACCATCCCAATTAAGACTGCAGCAACTCCTAAAACAATCCCGATGTATGACGTTTTATCCATAATAATTCTCCTTAAAATATAAAATGATAGCTATAGTATACTATACTTAAGTCCTAGTTAGTAAGAATGGGATGAAGTTCTATTAAAATGC
The nucleotide sequence above comes from Alkalicoccobacillus plakortidis. Encoded proteins:
- a CDS encoding CoA-binding protein: MTIENPSNQAITNIFHTSKRIAVVGLSDNPERTSYMISEAMQKAGYEIIPVNPTVTEVLGVKAVSSLKEIEGDIDIVNVFRRSEFLPDIAKDTVEVGANVFWAQLGVTNQEAYDYLREHNITTVMNRCIKVEHAKFK
- the parE gene encoding DNA topoisomerase IV subunit B — its product is MAKSQIEYNDDAIQVLEGLEAVRKRPGMYIGSTDARGLHHLIYEILDNAVDEAMAGHGNYIKVTLHSDGSVSVLDNGRGMPVGMHKMGKPTPEVILTVLHAGGKFGQGGYSTSGGLHGVGASVVNALSEWLVVDIRRDGELYQQRFEKGGKPATTLEKKGKTRKSGTVVRFKPDPTIFTTTTFNTETLSERLREAAFLLKGLQIDLSDERGSETIEESFVFETGIEAFVHYLNEGKETLHPVITFNGEQNGIEMEMSFQFHDAYTENVLSFVNHVRTRDGGTHELGAKSAMTRSFNEHARKLKLLKDKDKNLEGADIREGFTAIISIRVPEAQLQFEGQTKSKLGTPEARSVLDGVVSEKLAYFFEENPDIGTSLIRKAIKASQAREAARKAREDSRNGKRKKRDVLLSGKLTPAQSRNPKRNELYLVEGDSAGGSAKQGRDRKFQAVLPLRGKVINTEKAKLDDIMKNEEIRTIIHTIGAGVGADFTIEDVNYDKVVIMTDADTDGAHIQVLLLTFFYRYMKELFDAGKIYIALPPLYKVSKGTGKKEVVEYAWDERELDKATKAVGKGYALQRYKGLGEMNPIQLWETTMDPETRTLIRVTLDDAARAEKRVTTLMGDKVEPRRKWIESHVAFGLEEETNILENENLGVTEGEQNV
- the parC gene encoding DNA topoisomerase IV subunit A, translated to MSKTERYLDLPLEDVIGDRFGRYSKYIIQERALPDARDGLKPVQRRILYAMYKEGNTSEKAYRKSAKTVGNVIGNYHPHGDSSVYEAMLRMSQTWKVRQLLVDMHGNNGSIDADPPAAMRYTEARLSSISSELLRDLEKDTVEFIENFDDTEKEPVVLPAGFPNLLVNGSTGISAGYATDIPPHNLREIIDGVIMQMENPSTTLDDLLQVVTGPDFPTGGIVQGLEGIRQAYQTGKGKVVVRAKTELEDMRGGRQQIVITEIPYEVVKSNLVKKMDEIRFDKKVDGITEVRDDTDRTGLRIVVELKKDADPNAILHYLFKNTDLQTTYHFNMVAIYHKAPQLMGLQALIQAYIDHQKSVIKRRSEFELRKAQAREHIVEGLIKAVSILDEVIKVIRASQDKRDAKNNLIDSFQFSEEQAEAIVNLQLYRLTNTDVTTLQKEAEELKKQIQDLEAILASEKKLIQVIKKNLKRVQKEFGEDRRTQITAQIEELKINMDVLIAAEDVRVTVSESGYVKRTSLRSFTASSKEPPGMKEGDSVLFNEELNTTDTLLLFTKQGNYLFIPVHQLPDIRWKDNGQHVANLVTIDRDDEFLCAMGIREFKEEDSLLFLTKEGMVKRSQLSLYQATRHSKALVALKLKENDELLAVTKTKGTNEIFLATRNGYGLWFGEEEVSLVGQRAAWVKAINLKEDDVVIGAETFSLDEKVEFILATQRGSVKKMAITEFEKGSRAKRGLVMLRELKSQPHRLVGCKRILTAGDEFILTTDKGTEETIRAKSYRPSDRYSNGSYAVDTQKEGTLINIQRVPKDPTNEKE
- a CDS encoding TraR/DksA C4-type zinc finger protein, encoding MDTGEEIPYERLEIVPYTKRTIEAQEKVDQEGNDQDADQQFAESMENVADKDTLREDTLTTQKLDKEQDAYK
- the ytvI gene encoding sporulation integral membrane protein YtvI, which gives rise to MTKAHAFMALRAVLFTITLIVASWLFIKLFTVTYPFWIAAFFAWMMQPLMRLLKTKLKLNSGFASLVGLLGGIIVVSSLLTGIGFLIYFSLRRFFDQVPLWIETGSLKFQSFFNETVLPFWQQGLGLFNSLDQTQQDALRQSISQLGGQLGNLIGQTGQSLLDWTYSILLGLPAFLVAFLFGVISIYFMGKSWHSYQTAFRKVIPLSIRTKIQAFIHGIRVRLFGFIRAQVILMFITAVIVYIGLLIIRVDGAFTLSIIVGLAELLPYLGTGTILLPWAVYLLISGDYSLAFGILILYAIIVVIRQMIEPKVLSSSLNLNPVAVLISMFAGLQLMGAVGIIVGPLILVLVMIFHDIGITTSIGLFIREGWKKE
- a CDS encoding OmpA family protein, coding for MWELQKELNRYIEEQGLSDRLTTEIGTDGLLITINDNILFDSGSDELKTDAQEIVYEISDMLATDPPRYIQISGHTDDRPINTPQFQSNWTLSISRAENVLGYFLENERLKPNQFIVAGHGEYKPIVSNETEEGRQQNRRVEILILPFNIERERLEIEFSDQN
- a CDS encoding flagellar motor protein MotB, which gives rise to MSARRKKHDEEHVDESWLLPYADMLTLLLALFIILFAMGQVDNTRYESLKSALNEALGGTSILEYSDSLEGEGTSPLILQLFLKIQRIKKKTSNKTIQMEQIKTGHLRICGSSRKN
- the motA gene encoding flagellar motor stator protein MotA, giving the protein MDKTSYIGIVLGVAAVLIGMVFKGTSLSVLVNPAALLIIFAGTAAAILIAFPFSEVKRIPSLFKVLFTEKKQVTQEELVKQFVEYATISRREGMLALEAKVGEIEDPFFKQAVRMMIDGQEPEFIRHTLNERIDAMQDRHSSGASIFTQAGTYSPSLGVLGAVLGLIAALGNLDDTEALGHSIAAAFVATLFGIFCGYVLFHPFANKLKRKSRAEVLHNHMIVEGTIAILNGSSPRAIEEYLSVYMGEKEQLSYIEGAEQENVS